A genomic region of Magnolia sinica isolate HGM2019 chromosome 6, MsV1, whole genome shotgun sequence contains the following coding sequences:
- the LOC131249179 gene encoding indole-3-acetaldehyde oxidase-like isoform X2, with product MYYSSSQHCHGSSPMLSLLGVTGLEGGCGACVVLLSKYDPIKDQVEEFTVNSCLALLCSINGCSITTTEGLGNSKDGFHSIHQRFSGFHASQCGFCTPGMCMSLFSALVNAEKTERPAPADGFSKITASEAEKAIAGNLCRCTGYRPIADVCKSFAADVDMEDLGLNSFWRKGENADVNANGLPFYSRGGIRTFPEFLKNEIKASMNGFTDSPMKNPSDFMCTKLQVPGNWYSPVSVEELHNLLKSEVAENGNQVKLVVGNTSAGIYREAVKYDKYIDLRHIPELSVIRRDNTGIEIGAALSISKAIKALREERESLPRSNERLVFMKIADHMNKIASQNIRNTASLGGNIIMAQRKAFPSDMATILLAASSSLNIHTGSEAVLLTLEDFLQRPPCDPKTLLLSIQIPSWNSIRNSSSETKLLFETYRASPRPLGNAVAYVNAAFLATVSTQEMSESFVLENLRLVFGAYGTKHAIRASKVEEFLSGKSVTPAVLLEAIRILRATIVPAEGTSHAAYRSSLAVGFLFDFLRPFVKAPMGPENDLWMRISNVVDSTKIQNGGLNGYSNVLADESSENGHLSYRKDHPERPVPLLSAKQVIEISKEHHPVGEPTKKVGAEIQASGEAVYVDDIPAPKDCLYGALIYSTRPLARVKGIGFKSTSASERIIKVISVKDIPRGGVNIGSMSMFGEEPLFADDLTEFAGQPLGFVIAETQRYANMAAQQATVDYDTENLEPPILTVEEAVERSSFFEVPPMLSPKTVGDFSKGMAEAEQKILSAKIELGSQYYFYMETQTTLAVPDEDNCMVVYTSTQCPEIAHRVIAKCLGIPDHNVRVITRRVGGGFGGKALRGLAVMAACALAAYKLRRPVRTYLDRKTDMIITGGRHPMKINYSVGFNSDGKVTALHTDILLNAGITEDISPIMPSNIVGALKKYNWGALSFDIKICKTNHSSKSAMRAPGELQGAYIAEVVIEHVASVLSMEPDLVRKRNLHSFESLQLFHESSAGEPAEYTLPSIMDKLAASASFHHRTELIKQFNGCNKWRKRGISRVPIVYGVRLRPTPGKVSILNDGSIVVEVGGIELGQGLWTKVKQVTAFALAQLLSDGNQALLERVRVIQCDTLSLVQGGWTAGSTTSESSGEAVRVACNILVERLTPLKERLQEQMGAVSWDTLILQANLQAVNLSAHTLWDPDYSSMQYLNYGAAVSEVEIDLLTGATTILRTDLIYDCGQSLNPAVDLGQIEGSFVQGIGFFMLEEYLSNSDGLVVSDGTWTYKVPTIDTIPKEFNVEILNSGHHKKRLLSSKASGEPPLLLAASIHCATRQAIKEARKELLATNSYDHPSLTFQMKVPATMPVVKELCGLDNVERYLETMISHQ from the exons ATGTACTATTCATCCAGCCAGCATTGTCACGGGTCGAGCCCCATGCTAAGCTTGTTGGGGGTCACTGGCCTAGAgg GTGGTTGTGGAGCGTGTGTTGTTCTTCTGTCAAAGTATGATCCTATAAAGGACCAAGTCGAAGAGTTCACAGTGAACTCATGCCTGGCTCTTCTTTGCAGTATAAATGGCTGTTCAATTACGACAACCGAAGGCCTTGGAAACAGCAAAGATGGGTTCCATTCAATTCATCAGAGGTTTTCGGGTTTCCATGCCTCTCAGTGTGGCTTCTGTACTCCCGGAATGTGCATGTCTCTCTTTTCAGCACTCGTTAATGCTGAAAAAACCGAAAGGCCTGCCCCTGCCGACGGATTTTCAAAGATCACAGCATCTGAAGCCGAGAAGGCTATTGCAGGCAATCTCTGCCGGTGCACAGGATATCGACCCATTGCCGATGTCTGCAAAAGCTTTGCAGCAGATGTTGATATGGAAGACTTGGGTCTCAATTCCTTCTGGAGAAAGGGGGAGAATGCAGATGTAAATGCGAATGGATTACCGTTTTATAGTCGTGGAGGGATCCGTACATTTccagaatttctgaaaaatgaaaTCAAAGCATCCATGAATGGCTTTACTGACTCGCCAATGAAGAATCCTAGTGATTTTATGTGTACAAAACTGCAAGTTCCTGGTAATTGGTATAGTCCTGTTAGTGTTGAAGAGCTTCATAACCTGTTGAAATCCGAAGTAGCTGAGAATGGAAACCAGGTGAAATTGGTTGTTGGCAATACAAGTGCCGGTATTTACAGAGAAGCAGTcaaatatgataaatacatagATCTAAGACACATTCCTGAGCTTTCAGTTATAAGAAGGGACAATACAGGGATTGAAATTGGAGCTGCCTTGTCAATTTCCAAGGCAATCAAAGCAttaagggaagagagagagagtcttccaAGGTCCAATGAAAGACTGGTGTTTATGAAAATTGCAGATCATATGAATAAGATTGCATCTCAAAACATCCGAAATACCGCTAGTTTGGGTGGTAATATAATCATGGCGCAACGAAAAGCATTCCCCTCGGATATGGCTACCATTCTTCTCGCAGCCAGTTCGTCTTTAAACATCCATACTGGTTCAGAAGCGGTATTGCTTACATTGGAGGATTTTCTCCAAAGGCCTCCATGTGATCCGAAAACCTTACTTTTAAGCATTCAAATCCCAAGCTGGAATTCGATAAGAAACTCTTCATCTGAAACCAAATTGCTGTTTGAGACTTATAGAGCCTCTCCACGTCCCCTTGGAAATGCAGTGGCTTATGTCAATGCAGCTTTCTTAGCTACTGTTTCGACCCAAGAAATGTCGGAAAGTTTTGTTTTGGAAAATCTACGGCTGGTTTTCGGTGCTTACGGGACTAAGCATGCAATCAGAGCAAGTAAGGTCGAGGAATTTTTATCCGGGAAATCTGTTACTCCGGCTGTGCTGCTTGAGGCAATCAGAATACTTCGAGCAACCATTGTACCTGCAGAAGGCACTTCCCATGCCGCTTACAGATCGAGTTTGGCAGTTGGGTTTCTCTTTGATTTCCTTCGACCCTTTGTCAAAGCTCCAATGGGACCTGAAAATGATTTATGGATGAGGATCTCCAATGTTGTTGATAGCACTAAAATTCAAAATGGTGGCCTCAATGGATATTCGAATGTTTTGGCAGATGAGTCTTCTGAAAACGGTCATCTTTCTTATAGAAAAGACCATCCGGAGAGACCAGTTCCGCTCTTATCTGCAAAGCAAGTTATAGAAATCAGCAAAGAGCATCATCCAGTGGGTGAGCCTACTAAAAAAGTGGGGGCTGAGATTCAAGCTTCTG GTGAAGCAGTGTATGTAGATGACATTCCTGCTCCCAAGGATTGCCTTTATGGAGCACTCATCTATAGCACAAGGCCTTTGGCACGTGTAAAGGGCATTGGATTCAAATCCACATCAGCAAGTGAAAGAATCATTAAGGTTATTTCTGTCAAAGACATTCCGCGAGGAGGGGTTAACATAGGCTCTATGTCTATGTTTGGTGAAGAACCTCTATTTGCCGATGATCTTACCGAGTTCGCGGGTCAACCTCTTGGTTTCGTG ATTGCAGAAACACAGAGATATGCCAACATGGCTGCTCAGCAAGCGACAGTTGATTATGACACGGAAAACCTGGAACCTCCCATTTTAACTGTAGAAGAGGCTGTTGAAAGATCCAGTTTTTTTGAGGTCCCTCCTATGCTCTCCCCAAAAACAGTTGGTGATTTCTCGAAAGGAATGGCAGAGGCAGAACAAAAGATTCTCTCTGCTAAG ATTGAACTTGGATCTCAATACTATTTCTATATGGAGACGCAAACAACACTTGCTGTACCAGATGAAGATAACTGCATGGTGGTGTACACTTCAACCCAATGCCCTGAGATCGCACACCGTGTAATTGCAAAATGCCTTGGCATTCCCGACCATAACGTTCGTGTGATTACAAGGAGGGTCGGTGGAGGATTTGGTGGGAAGGCCTTAAGGGGTTTAGCT gttatggctgCGTGTGCACTTGCAGCGTACAAGTTACGCCGCCCCGTCCGAACCTACCTAGATCGCAAAACCGATATGATAATCACTGGGGGACGGCATCCAATGAAGATAAACTACTCTGTTGGTTTCAATTCTGATGGGAAGGTTACAGCTCTACATACCGATATATTACTCAATGCAGGGATAACTGAAGATATAAGCCCAATCATGCCATCGAATATTGTGGGAGCATTAAAGAAGTATAATTGGGGAGCTCTCTCTTTTGACATTAAGATCTGCAAGACAAATCATTCGAGCAAGTCAGCCATGCGGGCCCCAGGAGAGTTACAAGGGGCCTACATTGCCGAAGTTGTAATCGAGCATGTTGCTTCAGTTCTTTCCATGGAGCCCGATTTGGTTAGGAAAAGGAATCTGCATTCATTCGAAAGCCTCCAGTTGTTTCATGAAAGTAGCGCTGGCGAACCCGCTGAGTATACTTTACCTTCAATTATGGATAAGTTGGCTGCATCCGCAAGTTTCCATCACAGGACTGAATTAATCAAGCAATTCAATGGTTGTAACAAATGGAGGAAACGGGGCATTTCTCGCGTACCCATTGTGTATGGAGTGCGGCTGAGACCGACCCCGGGCAAAGTGAGCATCCTCAATGATGGTTCAATTGTCGTTGAAGTTGGAGGGATTGAGTTAGGACAGGGGCTGTGGACAAAAGTGAAGCAGGTTACGGCATTTGCTCTGGCTCAGCTATTGAGTGATGGAAATCAAGCACTTCTGGAAAGAGTTCGAGTCATTCAGTGCGATACTTTGAGTCTAGTGCAAGGAGGATGGACCGCTGGGAGCACCACATCAGAGTCAAGTGGCGAAGCAGTTCGGGTTGCATGCAATATCTTGGTTGAAAGGCTTACGCCGCTTAAGGAAAGGTTGCAGGAGCAAATGGGTGCAGTTTCCTGGGATACTCTAATCCTGCAG GCGAATCTCCAAGCGGTGAACTTATCAGCACATACCTTATGGGACCCTGACTATAGTTCCATGCAGTATCTAAATTATGGTGCTGCTGTAAGCGAG GTGGAGATAGATCTTCTTACAGGTGCTACCACAATCTTGCGAACAGATCTGATCTATGACTGTGGACAGAGCTTAAACCCTGCTGTGGATTTAGGACAG ATTGAAGGATCTTTTGTCCAAGGAATTGGATTTTTCATGCTGGAAGAGTATCTATCAAACTCAGATGGATTGGTGGTTTCGGACGGAACGTGGACATACAAGGTCCCAACCATTGACACAATCCCCAAAGAATTCAATGTCGAGATACTTAACAGCGGCCATCACAAAAAACGCCTACTCTCTTCCAAAG CTTCTGGGGAGCCGCCGTTGCTTCTAGCGGCCTCTATTCATTGTGCAACTAGACAAGCCATCAAAGAAGCAAGGAAAGAGCTCCTTGCAACCAACAGCTATGATCATCCTTCTTTGACATTCCAAATGAAGGTCCCGGCAACCATGCCGGTGGTCAAAGAGCTCTGTGGGCTGGACAATGTGGAGAGGTACTTAGAAACCATGATTTCTCACCAATAA
- the LOC131249179 gene encoding indole-3-acetaldehyde oxidase-like isoform X1: MARERERERERKRDLKMERREEKEKLVFAVNGERLELSRIEDSSITLLEFLRTKTHYTGAKLGCGEGGCGACVVLLSKYDPIKDQVEEFTVNSCLALLCSINGCSITTTEGLGNSKDGFHSIHQRFSGFHASQCGFCTPGMCMSLFSALVNAEKTERPAPADGFSKITASEAEKAIAGNLCRCTGYRPIADVCKSFAADVDMEDLGLNSFWRKGENADVNANGLPFYSRGGIRTFPEFLKNEIKASMNGFTDSPMKNPSDFMCTKLQVPGNWYSPVSVEELHNLLKSEVAENGNQVKLVVGNTSAGIYREAVKYDKYIDLRHIPELSVIRRDNTGIEIGAALSISKAIKALREERESLPRSNERLVFMKIADHMNKIASQNIRNTASLGGNIIMAQRKAFPSDMATILLAASSSLNIHTGSEAVLLTLEDFLQRPPCDPKTLLLSIQIPSWNSIRNSSSETKLLFETYRASPRPLGNAVAYVNAAFLATVSTQEMSESFVLENLRLVFGAYGTKHAIRASKVEEFLSGKSVTPAVLLEAIRILRATIVPAEGTSHAAYRSSLAVGFLFDFLRPFVKAPMGPENDLWMRISNVVDSTKIQNGGLNGYSNVLADESSENGHLSYRKDHPERPVPLLSAKQVIEISKEHHPVGEPTKKVGAEIQASGEAVYVDDIPAPKDCLYGALIYSTRPLARVKGIGFKSTSASERIIKVISVKDIPRGGVNIGSMSMFGEEPLFADDLTEFAGQPLGFVIAETQRYANMAAQQATVDYDTENLEPPILTVEEAVERSSFFEVPPMLSPKTVGDFSKGMAEAEQKILSAKIELGSQYYFYMETQTTLAVPDEDNCMVVYTSTQCPEIAHRVIAKCLGIPDHNVRVITRRVGGGFGGKALRGLAVMAACALAAYKLRRPVRTYLDRKTDMIITGGRHPMKINYSVGFNSDGKVTALHTDILLNAGITEDISPIMPSNIVGALKKYNWGALSFDIKICKTNHSSKSAMRAPGELQGAYIAEVVIEHVASVLSMEPDLVRKRNLHSFESLQLFHESSAGEPAEYTLPSIMDKLAASASFHHRTELIKQFNGCNKWRKRGISRVPIVYGVRLRPTPGKVSILNDGSIVVEVGGIELGQGLWTKVKQVTAFALAQLLSDGNQALLERVRVIQCDTLSLVQGGWTAGSTTSESSGEAVRVACNILVERLTPLKERLQEQMGAVSWDTLILQANLQAVNLSAHTLWDPDYSSMQYLNYGAAVSEVEIDLLTGATTILRTDLIYDCGQSLNPAVDLGQIEGSFVQGIGFFMLEEYLSNSDGLVVSDGTWTYKVPTIDTIPKEFNVEILNSGHHKKRLLSSKASGEPPLLLAASIHCATRQAIKEARKELLATNSYDHPSLTFQMKVPATMPVVKELCGLDNVERYLETMISHQ; the protein is encoded by the exons atggcgagagagagagagagagagagagagagaaagagagatttgaaaatggagagacgagaagagaaggagaagttGGTTTTTGCAGTGAATGGAGAGAGACTGGAGCTGTCGAGGATCGAAGATTCATCGATTACACTTCTTGAATTCCTAAGGACTAAAACCCATTACACAGGAGCTAAGCTTGGGTGTGGAGAAg GTGGTTGTGGAGCGTGTGTTGTTCTTCTGTCAAAGTATGATCCTATAAAGGACCAAGTCGAAGAGTTCACAGTGAACTCATGCCTGGCTCTTCTTTGCAGTATAAATGGCTGTTCAATTACGACAACCGAAGGCCTTGGAAACAGCAAAGATGGGTTCCATTCAATTCATCAGAGGTTTTCGGGTTTCCATGCCTCTCAGTGTGGCTTCTGTACTCCCGGAATGTGCATGTCTCTCTTTTCAGCACTCGTTAATGCTGAAAAAACCGAAAGGCCTGCCCCTGCCGACGGATTTTCAAAGATCACAGCATCTGAAGCCGAGAAGGCTATTGCAGGCAATCTCTGCCGGTGCACAGGATATCGACCCATTGCCGATGTCTGCAAAAGCTTTGCAGCAGATGTTGATATGGAAGACTTGGGTCTCAATTCCTTCTGGAGAAAGGGGGAGAATGCAGATGTAAATGCGAATGGATTACCGTTTTATAGTCGTGGAGGGATCCGTACATTTccagaatttctgaaaaatgaaaTCAAAGCATCCATGAATGGCTTTACTGACTCGCCAATGAAGAATCCTAGTGATTTTATGTGTACAAAACTGCAAGTTCCTGGTAATTGGTATAGTCCTGTTAGTGTTGAAGAGCTTCATAACCTGTTGAAATCCGAAGTAGCTGAGAATGGAAACCAGGTGAAATTGGTTGTTGGCAATACAAGTGCCGGTATTTACAGAGAAGCAGTcaaatatgataaatacatagATCTAAGACACATTCCTGAGCTTTCAGTTATAAGAAGGGACAATACAGGGATTGAAATTGGAGCTGCCTTGTCAATTTCCAAGGCAATCAAAGCAttaagggaagagagagagagtcttccaAGGTCCAATGAAAGACTGGTGTTTATGAAAATTGCAGATCATATGAATAAGATTGCATCTCAAAACATCCGAAATACCGCTAGTTTGGGTGGTAATATAATCATGGCGCAACGAAAAGCATTCCCCTCGGATATGGCTACCATTCTTCTCGCAGCCAGTTCGTCTTTAAACATCCATACTGGTTCAGAAGCGGTATTGCTTACATTGGAGGATTTTCTCCAAAGGCCTCCATGTGATCCGAAAACCTTACTTTTAAGCATTCAAATCCCAAGCTGGAATTCGATAAGAAACTCTTCATCTGAAACCAAATTGCTGTTTGAGACTTATAGAGCCTCTCCACGTCCCCTTGGAAATGCAGTGGCTTATGTCAATGCAGCTTTCTTAGCTACTGTTTCGACCCAAGAAATGTCGGAAAGTTTTGTTTTGGAAAATCTACGGCTGGTTTTCGGTGCTTACGGGACTAAGCATGCAATCAGAGCAAGTAAGGTCGAGGAATTTTTATCCGGGAAATCTGTTACTCCGGCTGTGCTGCTTGAGGCAATCAGAATACTTCGAGCAACCATTGTACCTGCAGAAGGCACTTCCCATGCCGCTTACAGATCGAGTTTGGCAGTTGGGTTTCTCTTTGATTTCCTTCGACCCTTTGTCAAAGCTCCAATGGGACCTGAAAATGATTTATGGATGAGGATCTCCAATGTTGTTGATAGCACTAAAATTCAAAATGGTGGCCTCAATGGATATTCGAATGTTTTGGCAGATGAGTCTTCTGAAAACGGTCATCTTTCTTATAGAAAAGACCATCCGGAGAGACCAGTTCCGCTCTTATCTGCAAAGCAAGTTATAGAAATCAGCAAAGAGCATCATCCAGTGGGTGAGCCTACTAAAAAAGTGGGGGCTGAGATTCAAGCTTCTG GTGAAGCAGTGTATGTAGATGACATTCCTGCTCCCAAGGATTGCCTTTATGGAGCACTCATCTATAGCACAAGGCCTTTGGCACGTGTAAAGGGCATTGGATTCAAATCCACATCAGCAAGTGAAAGAATCATTAAGGTTATTTCTGTCAAAGACATTCCGCGAGGAGGGGTTAACATAGGCTCTATGTCTATGTTTGGTGAAGAACCTCTATTTGCCGATGATCTTACCGAGTTCGCGGGTCAACCTCTTGGTTTCGTG ATTGCAGAAACACAGAGATATGCCAACATGGCTGCTCAGCAAGCGACAGTTGATTATGACACGGAAAACCTGGAACCTCCCATTTTAACTGTAGAAGAGGCTGTTGAAAGATCCAGTTTTTTTGAGGTCCCTCCTATGCTCTCCCCAAAAACAGTTGGTGATTTCTCGAAAGGAATGGCAGAGGCAGAACAAAAGATTCTCTCTGCTAAG ATTGAACTTGGATCTCAATACTATTTCTATATGGAGACGCAAACAACACTTGCTGTACCAGATGAAGATAACTGCATGGTGGTGTACACTTCAACCCAATGCCCTGAGATCGCACACCGTGTAATTGCAAAATGCCTTGGCATTCCCGACCATAACGTTCGTGTGATTACAAGGAGGGTCGGTGGAGGATTTGGTGGGAAGGCCTTAAGGGGTTTAGCT gttatggctgCGTGTGCACTTGCAGCGTACAAGTTACGCCGCCCCGTCCGAACCTACCTAGATCGCAAAACCGATATGATAATCACTGGGGGACGGCATCCAATGAAGATAAACTACTCTGTTGGTTTCAATTCTGATGGGAAGGTTACAGCTCTACATACCGATATATTACTCAATGCAGGGATAACTGAAGATATAAGCCCAATCATGCCATCGAATATTGTGGGAGCATTAAAGAAGTATAATTGGGGAGCTCTCTCTTTTGACATTAAGATCTGCAAGACAAATCATTCGAGCAAGTCAGCCATGCGGGCCCCAGGAGAGTTACAAGGGGCCTACATTGCCGAAGTTGTAATCGAGCATGTTGCTTCAGTTCTTTCCATGGAGCCCGATTTGGTTAGGAAAAGGAATCTGCATTCATTCGAAAGCCTCCAGTTGTTTCATGAAAGTAGCGCTGGCGAACCCGCTGAGTATACTTTACCTTCAATTATGGATAAGTTGGCTGCATCCGCAAGTTTCCATCACAGGACTGAATTAATCAAGCAATTCAATGGTTGTAACAAATGGAGGAAACGGGGCATTTCTCGCGTACCCATTGTGTATGGAGTGCGGCTGAGACCGACCCCGGGCAAAGTGAGCATCCTCAATGATGGTTCAATTGTCGTTGAAGTTGGAGGGATTGAGTTAGGACAGGGGCTGTGGACAAAAGTGAAGCAGGTTACGGCATTTGCTCTGGCTCAGCTATTGAGTGATGGAAATCAAGCACTTCTGGAAAGAGTTCGAGTCATTCAGTGCGATACTTTGAGTCTAGTGCAAGGAGGATGGACCGCTGGGAGCACCACATCAGAGTCAAGTGGCGAAGCAGTTCGGGTTGCATGCAATATCTTGGTTGAAAGGCTTACGCCGCTTAAGGAAAGGTTGCAGGAGCAAATGGGTGCAGTTTCCTGGGATACTCTAATCCTGCAG GCGAATCTCCAAGCGGTGAACTTATCAGCACATACCTTATGGGACCCTGACTATAGTTCCATGCAGTATCTAAATTATGGTGCTGCTGTAAGCGAG GTGGAGATAGATCTTCTTACAGGTGCTACCACAATCTTGCGAACAGATCTGATCTATGACTGTGGACAGAGCTTAAACCCTGCTGTGGATTTAGGACAG ATTGAAGGATCTTTTGTCCAAGGAATTGGATTTTTCATGCTGGAAGAGTATCTATCAAACTCAGATGGATTGGTGGTTTCGGACGGAACGTGGACATACAAGGTCCCAACCATTGACACAATCCCCAAAGAATTCAATGTCGAGATACTTAACAGCGGCCATCACAAAAAACGCCTACTCTCTTCCAAAG CTTCTGGGGAGCCGCCGTTGCTTCTAGCGGCCTCTATTCATTGTGCAACTAGACAAGCCATCAAAGAAGCAAGGAAAGAGCTCCTTGCAACCAACAGCTATGATCATCCTTCTTTGACATTCCAAATGAAGGTCCCGGCAACCATGCCGGTGGTCAAAGAGCTCTGTGGGCTGGACAATGTGGAGAGGTACTTAGAAACCATGATTTCTCACCAATAA